A genomic stretch from Plasmodium reichenowi strain SY57 chromosome 2, whole genome shotgun sequence includes:
- a CDS encoding ribosome associated membrane protein RAMP4, putative: MPSNRKITQKVEAFDSNVTKRGNVPPSLVKKGRKHPVGPILLVVFIFVVIGSVIVQMLSIIQKSKIF, encoded by the exons ATGCCAAGTAACAGGAAAATAACACAAAAAGTTGAAGCCTTCGATAGTAACGTAACAAAGAGAGGCAATGTCCCTCCTTCTTTGGtaaaaaaaggaagaaaGCATCCAGTAGGACCAATACTTCTTGTAGTCTTCATTTTTGTTGTTATAGGATCAG ttaTTGTTCAAATGTTGAGCATTATACAAAAGTCTAAAATTTTCTGA
- a CDS encoding pseudouridine synthase, putative has product MICSNLSLLRYVHLVYYFIIISFCIHNNISCFNVNLTKTNDDANIIRLNKLISMKRNISRRKSDEFIKDGKVKINNKIITNPGTHVHIGKDSLRIYDKKIKLTNIINMIKQNANKLHKWIVLHKPKGLLCTSNDEKNRKSIYTLFPEEMLQKYRLVTVGRLDRNTSGVLLLTNDYAWVNKLTHPKYQRIRTYRVHIEGPVKMNALKELARGIYLEEDEKTQPKKIYNYKESSEKSNIDDKKKKKMSKMKKKTNPAFIEILREEKIKIKEDTKKITVLNISIKEGRNRQIRKMFQQINQPVIKIKRTSFENITLKNIYFPKQYRELNQKEVNDLKLRNF; this is encoded by the exons ATGATTTGTTCAAATTTATCTCTTTTGAGATATGTTCATTTAGTTTATTactttataataatatcattttgcattcataataatatttcttgTTTTAATGTGAATCTTACTAAAACAAATGATGATGCTAATATTATAAGACTTAACAAATTAATTTCCatgaaaagaaatatttcAAGAAGAAAATCAGATGAATTTATTAAAGATGGAAAAGTtaaaataaacaataaaataattacaaaTCCAGGTACACATGTACATATAGGAAAAGATAGTTTACGTATATACgacaaaaaaattaaattaacaaatattataaatatgataaaacaaaatgCAAACAAATTACATAAATGGATAGTTTTACATAAACCAAAAGGATTATTATGTACATCcaatgatgaaaaaaataggAAATCTATATACACACTTTTCCCTGAGGAAATGTTACAAAAGTATCGATTAGTAACAGTAG GGAGACTTGATAGGAACACCTCGGGAGTACTACTACTGACCAACGATTATGCTTGGGTAAACAAATTAACTCACCCAAAATATCAAAGAATAAGAACCTATAGAGTACATATTGAAGGTCCAGTTAAAATGAACGCCCTCAAAGAACTAGCCAGAGGTATCTATTTAGAAGAAGATGAAAAAACAcaaccaaaaaaaatatataattacaaGGAATCAAGTGAAAAATCAAACATAGatgacaaaaaaaaaaaaaaaatgtcaaaaatgaaaaaaaaaacaaatcCAGCTTTTATTGAAATCCTTAgggaagaaaaaataaaaataaaggaaGACACCAAAAAAATTACCGTTCTAAATATAAGTATAAAAGAAGGAAGAAATAGACAAATTAGAAAAATGTTTCAACAAATTAATCAACCagttattaaaattaaaagaacatcctttgaaaatattacactcaaaaatatatatttcccAAAACAATATAGGGAGTTAAATCAAAAAGAAGTCAATGATTTAAAGTTGagaaatttttaa
- a CDS encoding replication factor C subunit 1, putative: MSSKDKNLFSDDESDDGRKKKRLKKVSSSLFHDDDDDNFISNKKMEKSKSKKKSDAIYIDDNESNNNNNYSNTNKSSNRKSLENKSSKTSPKFYDITSFFKPSSKKLEDNNTMKKSNSKEDEKLVVNNLNDYFNILQNDNKVTKEDAKSNNVSPKNEINKSNVKRERESEQYEISSENDTISSKKNVLISPAKKQKTQNNNNEDLQKFDYLPFHNQKFVITGVFKNFTRDELQSKIKEHGGSVMTAVSTKTNYLVHGEYLEDGRLFNEGRKYTKAFELQQQNKSNIKILNEEELLKLLPQTDQKQENDKIYASDTIKTENKDKNYNYEKKDTHNTQKEIPNQLWVEKYRPKNLNELVGNNQNVIKLQNWLASWEDVCIKGIKKQAQKTFRGIFENVNARCALLSGPAGIGKTTTAKIVSEASGYNVIEFNASDERNKAAVEKISEMATGGYSIMSLNNRKLTKTCIIMDEVDGMSSGDKGGSTAILKLIEKTKCPIICICNDRQNNKMRTLANKCYDLKFSMPQKNSVVKRLLDICKKEGIMMEPNALELLWESTCGDIRQMLNTLQLLSKTYTRIQFLDLKKELNNSNKNVQSLANPFEITLKLLNFNESSKLNIREIMDLFFVDYELIPYFISENYTNVFNETDKSSASLNKWNVFSQIAHDLSLADKIKYNMKSNMDFALLPHFAILSCVCPVMRIKILKSFMSGRVNFPTAFGKISTFNKNKRLLNELCFNLSYKLNVCPKYMVTSGFLNYIYFKIMTPLHKADVNQAIQIMEEYSITREMVTENLPCLRLPNQENLYDKLDTKLKSSFTRLYNSSHVIKIDPNSIKKGLKSSEKKTTFKLNEFESDEDIDELSESKEDKDDDVLIKTKIDRKGTLKSKPSTKVKSMKKAK; the protein is encoded by the coding sequence ATGAGCTCGAAGGACAAAAACTTATTCAGCGATGACGAAAGCGATGATGGTAGGAAAAAGAAGAGGCTGAAAAAAGTATCTAGTTCCTTATTTCATGATGACgatgatgataattttataagtaataaaaaaatggaaaaatcgaaatcaaaaaaaaaaagtgacgctatatatattgatgataatgaaagcaataataataacaattatAGTAATACTAATAAAAGTAGTAATAGGAAATcattagaaaataaatcatCAAAAACGTCACCGAAATTTTATGATATAACATCCTTTTTTAAACCCTCTTCAAAAAAACTTGAGGATAATAACACTATGAAGAAATCTAATAGTAAGGAAGATGAGAAACTTGTTGTGAATAATCTTAATGActattttaatatattacaaaatgataataaggTTACAAAAGAAGACGCAAAAAGTAATAACGTTAGTCCTAAAAATGAAATCAATAAATCAAATGTTAAAAGAGAAAGAGAAAGCGAACAATATGAAATTAGTAGTGAAAACGATACAATTTcaagtaaaaaaaatgttctTATATCTCCTgcaaaaaaacaaaaaactcaaaataataataatgaggATTTACAAAAATTTGATTATTTACCTTTTCATAATCAAAAATTTGTTATTACAGGAGTATTCAAAAATTTTACAAGAGATGAATTACAATCTAAAATTAAAGAACATGGAGGTAGTGTAATGACAGCTGTATCGACTAAAACGAATTATCTAGTCCATGGGGAATATCTAGAAGATGGAAGATTATTTAACGAAGGTAGAAAATATACTAAAGCTTTTGAATTACAACAACAAAACAAATCTAAtatcaaaatattaaatgaagaagaacTTTTGAAATTATTACCACAAACTGATCAAAAAcaagaaaatgataaaatatatgcatCTGATACAATTAAAACggaaaataaagataaaaattataattatgaaaagAAAGATACACATAATACACAAAAAGAAATTCCTAATCAATTGTGGGTAGAAAAATATAGACCTAAAAATCTTAACGAATTAGTAGGTAATAATcaaaatgtaataaaattacaaaatTGGCTTGCTAGTTGGGAAGATGTATGTATTAAAGGAATAAAGAAACAAGCACAAAAAACATTTAGAGGAATTTTCGAAAATGTAAATGCAAGATGTGCTTTATTAAGCGGTCCAGCAGGAATAGGAAAAACTACCACAGCCAAAATTGTTTCAGAAGCATCCGGTTATAATGTTATCGAATTTAATGCATCTGATGAAAGAAATAAAGCTGCCGTTGAAAAAATTAGTGAAATGGCTACAGGTGGATATTCCATAATGTCATTAAATAATCGTAAATTAACAAAAACTTGTATTATTATGGATGAAGTAGATGGTATGTCTAGTGGTGATAAAGGTGGAAGTACAGCCATATTGAAATTAAtagaaaaaacaaaatgtccaattatatgtatatgtaatgatagacaaaataataagatgAGAACATTAGCAAATAAATGTTATGATTTAAAATTTAGTATGCCTCAAAAAAATAGTGTAGTTAAAAGATTGTTagatatatgtaaaaagGAAGGAATCATGATGGAACCAAATGCTTTGGAATTATTATGGGAAAGTACATGTGGTGATATAAGACAAATGTTGAATACTTTACAATTATTATCTAAAACATATACAAGAATACAATTCTTggatttaaaaaaagaattaaataattctaataaaaatgtacaaTCATTAGCAAACCCATTTGAAATTacattaaaattattaaattttaatgaatcatccaaattaaatataagaGAAATTATGGATCTATTTTTTGTTGATTATGAATTAAttccatattttattagtgaaaattatacaaatgTTTTTAATGAAACAGATAAATCATCTGCATCTTTAAATAAATGGAATGTATTCTCACAAATTGCACATGATTTATCATTAGCtgataaaattaaatataatatgaaatcAAATATGGATTTTGCTCTATTACCTCATTTTGCTATTTTATCATGTGTTTGTCCAGTTAtgagaataaaaatattaaaatcaTTTATGTCTGGAAGAGTTAATTTCCCAACAGCATTTGGTAAAATTTCcacatttaataaaaataaaagattaCTAAATGAACTATGTTTTAATctatcatataaattaaatgtaTGCCCTAAATATATGGTCACCTCAGGATTCTTAAATTATAtctattttaaaattatgaCACCTTTACATAAAGCAGATGTAAATCAAGCTATCCAAATTATGGAAGAATACAGTATTACGCGAGAAATGGTAACCGAAAATTTACCATGCCTTAGATTACCAAATCAAGAAAACCTATATGATAAACTAGATACAAAACTTAAATCATCTTTCACGAGACTTTATAACTCTTCACATGTTATCAAAATTGATCCTAATTCTATCAAAAAAGGATTAAAATCaagtgaaaaaaaaacaacatttaaattaaatgagTTCGAGTCGGACGAAGATATAGATGAACTAAGTGAATCCAAAGAAGATAAGGATGATGATGTTCTAATCAAAACGAAAATAGACAGAAAGGGTACCTTAAAATCAAAACCTTCTACAAAAGTAAAATCTATGAAAAAAGCcaaataa
- a CDS encoding exported protein (PHISTc) — INFKLNQNVNIPCSYNHNQKNSRQMSEHLQHHHVTNITSQPLSSDLNDYSTEDEEVMNILSNNMTHNNNLTYNNSNVNQVENRSNGEHTNVLINNMEDTDEMNKINEEQYDRLSDDEINDKLDNLDESVSKKDMYIIWFNFSNNCRKKYYNMIDNVWTRFESLCSYHNIPKKILFKLWNKAYNDLICTLHNKDYISMKQFYELFDKNECSRNNYIQFIDVLGESWYNLTKKMENKWNTILQGNIIKGT, encoded by the coding sequence ATTAATTTCAAGTTGAATCAAAACGTAAACATACCTTGTTCGTATAACCATAACCAAAAGAATTCAAGACAAATGTCTGAACATTTACAGCATCATCATGTAACAAATATTACCTCTCAACCTTTGAGCAGTGATTTAAATGATTATTCAACAGAAGATGAAGAAGTGATGAATATCTtaagtaataatatgacACATAATAACAACTTAACTTACAACAATAGTAATGTAAACCAAGTTGAAAACAGGTCAAACGGTGAACATACAAATgtattaattaataatatggaaGATACAGATgaaatgaacaaaataaatgaagaacAATACGATAGATTATCTGATGATGAAATTAATGATAAACTTGATAATTTAGATGAATCTGTTAGTAAAAAagatatgtatattatatggtttaatttttctaataattgtaggaaaaaatattataatatgatagATAATGTATGGACACGGTTTGAATCCTTGTGTTCTTATCATAACattccaaaaaaaattttatttaaattatggAATAAAGCATATAATGATCTTATATGTACACTTCATAACAAAGATTATATTTCCATGAAACAATTCTATGAAttatttgataaaaatgaatgttcacgtaataattatattcaaTTCATTGATGTCTTAGGAGAATCATGGTATAACcttacaaaaaaaatggaaaataaATGGAACACAATCTTACAAGGaaacataataaaaggtacataa
- a CDS encoding exported protein (PHISTc) has product MRHKNAYILKTSNVIFLVLVTIYIILFHTIQNGSMNAYININNSQALMKRTHERNLSQKLRKLIQKKILGKFFSSLKNEKGVPLENVDSTTLYNSGYLSYKEKKIGSQSRNKHINSKNNNDSNKNKKNDYQIVGIKQNKGKKYNKKGNNINDKKKKYTIKLFLKNIDDEKIEYIKNLTDEKIDIMIQRIHKNITKDELFSIWRNVRYNYVRKYVDMMNELWSYVKEESDKNNFSDIAFNKIWWKLYPELISEFREKDNNNYNEFFNIFNTETCDPDIYIDFINTTRKNWNEIISVMRYKWITIIPFNFPPRKNKHIYI; this is encoded by the exons ATGAGGCACAAAAATGCATATATACTTAAGACGTCTAATGTGATATTTTTAGTGCTGGTTactatttatatcatcttATTTCACACCATACAA AATGGATCCATGAACGcttacataaatattaacaaCTCTCAAGCACTTATGAAACGCACCCATGAAAGAAACCTTTCTCAAAAATTGAGGAAACTGATTCAAAAGAAAATCCTCGGAAAATTTTTCAGCTCACtcaaaaatgaaaaaggaGTCCCTCTAGAAAATGTTGATAGTACTACTTTATACAACAGTGgatatttatcatataaagaaaagaaaatagGTTCTCAAAGTAGGAATAAGCATATTaatagtaaaaataataacgACTCCAATaaaaacaagaaaaatGACTACCAGATAGTTGGGATCAAACAAAACAAGggaaagaaatataataaaaagggtaataatataaatgacaaaaaaaaaaaatatacaatcaaattatttttaaagaatattgatgatgaaaaaattgAGTATATTAAAAATCTAACAGATGAAAAAATAGATATAATGATTCAAAGAATACATAAGAATATTACTAAGGATGAACTGTTTTCCATATGGAGAAACGTTcgttataattatgtaaGAAAATATGTAGATATGATGAATGAACTTTGGTCATATGTAAAAGAAGAATcagataaaaataatttctcAGATATTgcttttaataaaatatggTGGAAATTATATCCTGAACTTATATCTGAATTTAgagaaaaagataataacaattataatgagtttttcaatatatttaatacaGAAACATGTGATCCAGATATATATATCgattttattaatacaaCAAGAAAAAACTGGAATGAAATTATTAGTGTCATGAGATATAAATGGATCACAATCATTCCTTTTAATTTCCCCCCAAGGAAGAAtaaacacatatatatataa
- a CDS encoding DnaJ protein, putative, translated as KYFKKFKYFLPKYILNNDDENKNQYAALKIYNLHNKYGNFLKLIICLPFILITVLWIFLTISIFNVCMYDPILGCILPLDSIYSRSLCESVRSKNSNDTIKKPVLKNKVFSLPNEKKLTKSEDICDNNVNCIFKFNEKLINDLQKYKVSNDYDVLAYVKNCAVYNNNNNNKKDDILDTKIHNIGKNGEDIIKTMEIIWLEFMENEKEKYYLLKDRLYIYNNKFKMQNKYTDEYFPKKKWNNYNDLIYIGSKDLEEKLNKMFYEWYKQENLNLEEYRRLTVICRTGWKALYNYVENTCKQIIHADLDIIKNKKESNMNKGLYNNEYKSNGKNIPFNTSSSIVNQKLYNSFGKFEDPMCFNYEYSLTTASYIDENKSDSSIEIEEENVNYNNKMGKRKNLVESQIVDKSNNIEESENVEYLKNNKKIGDDEMLQDYEEEKLKKKKWTEKEEQTKKVNHSEKVNHSEKVNHSEKVNHYEKVNHYEKVNHYEKVNYSEKVNHSEKVNHSEKVNHSEKVNYSEKVNHSEKVNHCEKDDERNNFKKNNDVLEIMDIIRYESSDEPEDSKNIGKKKKKKKNIFKNFENVANSCGSKNFKKVFSRNKYTLEEEVNSVCKDGFNKKKVLIKVNMLSNSDDNTCISDDNSDTCVDRTYYDLLNVEPDASFDEIKHSYRKLALQYHPDKNINDPEANEKFQKINEAYQVLSDENRRKMYDEGGMKATENMFFIDAATFFTMIYSSEKLNKYIGILKITTFVQILYENKISGDKLDNFKDLIQNVLLNDQIKREVELAVLLKERLQPYVDGDENWVDNMRKEIKGLLDSSFSESILYSVGWVYKNISSTYIKKMKSILGLKAVGGHMQAYLRCAENIYMGKQAFNKILQSFNLLSGLEGEELSMKLGDIICDALRLMLWDIESTVKDVAKRVLRDKAVCRKIRLKRAEAMLILGNLMLEISGISGIDFIQYKMDGMKVIESALMKSIHFSENPEEN; from the exons GAAATATTTTAAGAAATTTAAATACTTTTTACccaaatatattttaaataatgatgatgaaaataaaaaccAATATGCCGCacttaaaatatataatttgcATAATAAGTATggaaattttttaaaattgaTCATTTGTCTACCCTTTATTTTGATAACAGTATTATGGATCTTTTTAACCATATCTATATTC aATGTTTGCATGTATGATCCAATATTAGGATGTATATTACCGCTCGATTCTATATATTCAAGATCATTGTGTGAAAGTGTTAGATCCAAAAATTCGAACGATACCATTAAAAAACctgtattaaaaaataaagtcTTTTCATTACCGaatgaaaagaaattaaCCAAATCTGAAGATATATGTGATAATAATGTGaattgtatttttaaatttaatgaGAAACTAATTAATgatttacaaaaatataaagtGTCTAATGATTATGACGTACTGGCTTATGTAAAAAACTGTGCtgtttataataataataataataataagaaagaTGATATTTTAGATACAAAAATTCATAATATAGGAAAAAATGGAGAAGATATTATTAAGACTATGGAAATTATATGGTTAGAATTTATGGAGAATGAAAAAgagaaatattatttgttaaaagatcgattatatatatataataataagttCAAAATGCAAAACAAATATACTGATGAATATTTTCCaaagaaaaaatggaataattataatgaccttatatatataggtTCTAAGGATCTTGaggaaaaattaaataaaatgttttatgAATGGTACAAACAAGAGAATTTAAATTTAGAGGAATATAGAAGATTAACCGTTATTTGTAGAACAGGTTGGAAAgctttatataattatgtgGAAAACACTTGTAAGCAAATTATTCATGCTGATTTGgatataattaaaaacaaaaaggAATCCAACATGAATAAAggtttatataataatgaatataaaagtaATGGTAAAAATATACCTTTTAATACCTCATCTTCTATTGTTAAccaaaaattatataattcttttgGAAAATTTGAGGATCCTATGTGCTTTAATTATGAATACAGTCTCACGACTGCATCTTATATTGATGAAAACAAATCCGATTCATCCATTGAAAttgaagaagaaaatgtaaactataataataaaatggGTAAACGCAAAAATTTAGTAGAATCACAAATTGTGGACAAATCGAATAATATAGAAGAGAGTGAAAATGttgaatatttaaaaaataataaaaaaataggAGATGATGAAATGTTACAAGATtatgaagaagaaaaattaaaaaagaaaaagtgGACTGAAAAGGAGGAGCAAACAAAAAAAGTAAATCATTCCGAAAAAGTAAATCATTCCGAAAAAGTAAATCATTCCGAAAAAGTAAATCATTACGAAAAAGTAAATCATTACGAAAAAGTAAATCATTACGAAAAAGTAAATTATTCCGAAAAAGTAAATCATTCCGAAAAAGTAAATCATTCCGAAAAAGTAAATCATTCCGAAAAAGTAAATTATTCCGAAAAAGTAAATCATTCCGAAAAAGTAAATCATTGCGAAAAAGACGATGAACGAAACAACttcaaaaaaaacaatGATGTATTAGAAATTATGGATATAATAAGATATGAATCTTCAGATGAACCAGAGGATTCTAAAAATATtggtaaaaaaaaaaagaaaaaaaaaaacattttcaAAAATTTTGAAAACGTGGCAAATTCATGTGGAAGTAAGAATTTTAAAAAGGTATTTTctagaaataaatatacttTAGAAGAAGAAGTTAATTCCGTTTGTAAAGATggatttaataaaaaaaaggtatTGATAAAAGTAAATATGTTGTCCAATTCTGATGATAATACTTGTATTAGTGATGATAATTCTGATACCTGTGTTGATAGGACATAttatgatttattaaatgttGAACCGGATGCAAGTTTCGATGAAATTAAACATAGTTATCGTAAGTTAGCCTTACAGTATCATCcagataaaaatataaatgatcCTGAAGCAAATGAGaaatttcaaaaaataaatgaagCTTATCAAGTGTTAAGTGATGAAAACCGAAGAAAAATGTATGATGAAGGTGGAATGAAAGCTACagaaaatatgttttttattGATGCAGCTACCTTTTTTACGATGATATATAGTTCAGAAAAacttaataaatatattggtattttaaaaataacaacCTTTGttcaaatattatatgaaaacAAAATATCTGGTGATAAATTAGATAATTTCAAAGATTTAATACAAAATGTCTTATTGAACGATCAAATTAAAAGAGAAGTTGAATTAGCtgttttattaaaagagAGATTACAACCTTATGTCGATGGGGATGAAAATTGGGTTGATAATATgagaaaagaaattaaagGATTATTAGATTCTTCCTTTTCCGAAtctattttatattctGTAGGATGggtatataaaaatatatctagtacatatataaaaaaaatgaaaagtATTTTAGGTTTAAAAGCAGTGGGAGGACATATGCAAGCTTATTTAAGGTGTGCagagaatatatatatgggAAAGCAAgcatttaataaaattctTCAAAGTTTTAACTTACTTTCTGGTTTAGAAGGTGAGGAGCTTAGTATGAAATTAGGAGATATAATATGTGATGCTTTAAGATTAATGTTGTGGGATATAGAATCAACAGTTAAAGATGTAGCTAAGCGGGTTCTACGAGATAAAGCAGTATGTAGAAAAATTAGATTAAAAAGGGCAGAAGCTATGTTAATATTAGGGAATTTAATGCTAGAGATATCTGGTATTAGTGGTATTGAttttatacaatataaaatgGATGGAATGAAAGTTATAGAAAGTGCATTAATGAAATCAATACATTTTAGTGAAAATCCCGAGGAAAATTAA